A stretch of DNA from Candidatus Pseudomonas phytovorans:
CGCCCCGGCGTTGGCGGGATCGACAGGGTAATGGCCTCCAGGCCACGATCGGTACGGGTGCCTGTGGCGTAGAAGTTGCTGAAATACAGGCTCTCGTGGCGCAGGGCATCCAGGTTAGGCGTGAGGTTGCGTGGGTCGCCGTTGCTGCCCATGTACTTGGCGCTGAAGCTTTCGATGGTGACCAGGATGATGTTCGGTTTGCGCGGCGTACCGCTAGCGCTGATGTGGCGGCGGATATCCTCGGGCTCGCTGGCCTGGAACCTGGCGTTGGGCTCGGCCAGTTCCTGGTGCATCTGCGCACCGGCTTCTGCCGCGTCGAGGCTGGCGTAGAACTGGGTGTAATCGAGTTCGTTGTTACGGAACGCGGCAAAGAACTGGTACGGCCCGTTACTGGCCAGTTCGCGTTGGTAGGCATTGCCGCCCTGGCCGCGGGGGAATTGTTGGTCGACCAGCAGCACGCTCAGGCCACCCAGAAGTGCCAGCACGGCAACGCCGCCAAGGCGCTGGCGCAGGTTCGCGCCCGGTGCTGCCAGCGCTTGTGCCAAGGGCTTGCGCATGACCAGGGTAAGCAGCACGGCGACGACGGCGATGCTGCCCAGCAGGGTTGGCAGGGGGTAGGACTCGCGGATGTTGTCCAGCACTTCCTTGGAATACACCAGGTAGTCGACGGCGATGAAATTGAAGCGCACCCCGAATTCATCCCAGAACAGCCACTCGGCCACCGCGACAAACAACATCACGAACAGGCTGACCACCAGTACCCCACTCATCAGCCGGCGATGCCAGCGTGTGCGCCACAAGGAGGCCGGGCACAAGGCCAGGTACAACCCCAGCGGCAGTGCGGCGTAGGCGAGGAAGCTCAGATCGTACAGCGCTCCACTGAAAAACAATGACAGGTAGTCGCCATTGACTTCATCCAGGTGGGTAGCCAGCAGTATCAGGCGGGTCAGCAGGAAGATGCCAAACCACAGTGAGCAGACTAAAAGAAGATATCGCCAGGGGGCGGCGAGGGAAGTGCGCATTAAGTAGGCCTGTTTTCTTTTTGGATTGATGCGAAGAAAAGCAGGCTAATTCAGCGCTTGCAAAAAAAATGTCAAAATTTTGCGATGTACTTATGAAACCTGCAGGCTCAGGCTGCAGAGGCTTGGCAGCAGGCTTGCCGGATAACCGACATGCCAGTGGAAAAACGCCAGAAAGTGTGTAGGTTATTGCTTATGATCTTGTACGTAACAGCGCCGATATCTAACAGCGCTGTTACGTTTCAGTACATCAGAAGTGCACTTTTACCAGAAGGCTCATGGTGTTCTGGTCAGTGGTAAAGGCATCGCTATCCTTGATGCCGTACTTGTTCTTCCAGTAGTCGTACTCCACACCTACGTACAACTGCTTCTCGCCCAGGTGCAGCGCCTTGCCCAGGTCATACTTGATCTGTGGGTTGAAGTGCAGGTTGGCCTGGTAGGTGCCACGGCGGTTCTCGTCGTTGTCCACTACCCAGTCCATGAAGCCGTCGATCAGCACATCGGAATCGCCCACCGGAATGGTGTACGACCACACCGGGGTGATCTGCCACACGTTGTCGCCAGCGCGGCTGCCGTCGGTGGTGCGGTTGTAGAAGTTCAGCTGGAAGTAGTCGAAGCCGGGGATGGCCAGGTCGAAGCCGGGGCCGATCAGGTACGACTCGGTGTCACCCTCGCCAAACTCGTAGGTCATCGCCAGCAGCACGTCCTTGATCGGGCCGAACTCCAGCTTCTGGTCGAAGATCTTGTTGAACGACAGGCGCGGGCTGATCTCGCCGTAGTAGGTGTTCGGGCCGTTACCTGCGTCTTTCTGGCCTTGGTAGAAAATCTTGTCGACAAAGATGAAGTTGTCGCCGTACTTCCAGCCGTCAGCGTGTTCGAAGGTGACCGTCTGCTGGATTGCCGGGTTTACTTTGAAGTTTTTGCCCCACAGGTAGGTCAAGCTGTTGTTCTGCCACTGCAGCAGGTCGTCGGCTTGGGTGGCGCCGCAGGCCAGCAGGCCGCCGGCGAGGATCAGGCTGTTGATGGTACGCATTGCGAGTGTCGCTCCCTTGATTGATCTGTTGTCAGCGCTCGGTGTTGGCGCTTTTTCTGTCTTGCGAGTCAGCTTTTTTCGATAGGCCACAGCTGTTTGGCAAGGGTTGAGCCAACTTTTCCGGGTTGGCACAACCTTCCTGCTCGACTACGTTCTGAACGGATGAAAAGGGTCTTTCAGGCTGGCAGCACGTTGGCCAACCGCCCGTATTCATTGACTGAGCGGTCAGTAAACGCAGGCAGAATCCGTTCTGCCCTGATCGAGGGGGCGCGCAGATTACTGGCTTGCGCGCCGCGCCTCAAGTGCTCCGTCCTGGAGCGGGGTGGTTCAAACTTGTGCGTTTGGTCAGTTTCTTAGAAGTGCACTTTGATCAAGGCACTGGCGACGCTCTGGTTGCTGTCCAGGTTGCCGCGGCTGTCGATGCCGTATTTGTCCTTCCAGTAGCTGTACTCAAAGCCCACATACAGCTGCTTGGCGCCCAGGTTCAGCGCTTTGCCCAAGTCGTATTTGACCTGCGGGTTGAAGTGCAGGTTGGCGTGATAGGTGCCACGGCGTGTCTGGTCGTTGTCGGTGACCCAGTCCATGTAACCGTCGATCAGAATGTCAGACCTGCCCACGGGGATGGTATACGACCAGCCGGGGGTGATCTGCCAGACGTTGTCACCAGGGCGGCTGCCTTCGGTGTTACGCACGTAGAAGTTGAGGGTGAAATAGTTGAAGCCAGGGATGTCCAGGTCAAAGCCGGGGCCTATCAGGTAGGCAGCGTTGTCGCCTTCGCCGCGCTCGTAGGTCATGGCCAGCAGTACGTCCTTGATCGGGCCGAAGGCGAGCTTCTTGTCGAAGATCTTGCCGAACGACAGCCGCGGGCTGAACTCGCCGTAATAGGTGGTCACGCCTTTGCTGGGGTCGGCCTTGCCGTTGTAGAAAATCTTGTCGACGAACATGAAGGTGTCGCCGTACTTCCATTTGTTGGCGTGCTCGAACGTGATGGTCTGCTGGATATCAGGGTTGACCTTGAAGTCCTTGCCATACAGGTACGTCAGGCTTTCGCCATGCCATTGCAGCCATTCGCCTGCATGCGAGGGTAGGGTGGTCAGCAGGCTGCTGCCCAACAACAGGGACGTGGTGATGCGCTTCATGTTGTGATTCCCGGACTTATTGTTTTTGTTGGCGGTTTTTTTGGCGCGCAGGCGCCCCGGGCGACCCATTCCGGCGGGTCGACGGCGTAGCGGTTACTGCAGATGTGGGTGAGGGGCGGCAATGCGCCGCCCCTTATGGCTCAGTGCTCGTGACAGACGTCGTTGTGCGCTGCGCGGTCGGCGCCACCGAGGATGTTGAACAGTACGTTCAACACCAGGGCACTGACCGTGGCCATGGCGATACCACTGTGAGTGATGGGTTCCATCCACTGCGGCATCTGGGCAAAGAACTCCGGACGCACCACGGGGATCAACCCGAAGCCGACGCTCACCGCCACCAACAGCTGGTTGCGGCGGTCGCCGATGTCCGCCTCCTGAAGAATCTTGATCCCGGTGGCGGTGACCATGCCGAACATGGCAATGGACGCGCCGCCCAGTACCGCAGGCGGGATCGAGGCAATCAGGAAGGCCGCCTTGGGCAGCAGGCTGAGCAGAATCAACAGTGCACCGGCCACGATAGTGACAAAGCGGCAGCGCACCCCGGTCATCTGCACCAGGCCGATGTTCTGGGCGAACGAGGAGTGGGTAAAGGTGTTGAAGAAGCCGGCAATGAACGATGCACCGGCATCGCACAGCAAGCCGCGACGCAGCATCC
This window harbors:
- a CDS encoding LTA synthase family protein; protein product: MRTSLAAPWRYLLLVCSLWFGIFLLTRLILLATHLDEVNGDYLSLFFSGALYDLSFLAYAALPLGLYLALCPASLWRTRWHRRLMSGVLVVSLFVMLFVAVAEWLFWDEFGVRFNFIAVDYLVYSKEVLDNIRESYPLPTLLGSIAVVAVLLTLVMRKPLAQALAAPGANLRQRLGGVAVLALLGGLSVLLVDQQFPRGQGGNAYQRELASNGPYQFFAAFRNNELDYTQFYASLDAAEAGAQMHQELAEPNARFQASEPEDIRRHISASGTPRKPNIILVTIESFSAKYMGSNGDPRNLTPNLDALRHESLYFSNFYATGTRTDRGLEAITLSIPPTPGRSIVKRIGRESGYASLGQQLAAVGYDPVFVYGGRGYFDNMNAFFSGNGYRIVDQSSVDESEISFKNAWGMADEDLYRQALKLADADHAKQQPFLLQLMTTSNHRPYTYPDGRIDIPSGDGREGAVKYTDHAIAQFLREAKGKPWFDNTLFVFVADHTAGSAGVEDLPVSNYQIPLWIYAPKLIAPREDAQLASQIDLAPTLLGLLNLSYTSTFFGRDLLREESLPPRVLIGNYQHLGLFDGKDLAILSPRGGMRVHQDALGNSRETRADSDNPLVRRAIAYYQSAANDFSKGLLAWKPHEQGAVAEQ
- a CDS encoding outer membrane protein OmpK codes for the protein MRTINSLILAGGLLACGATQADDLLQWQNNSLTYLWGKNFKVNPAIQQTVTFEHADGWKYGDNFIFVDKIFYQGQKDAGNGPNTYYGEISPRLSFNKIFDQKLEFGPIKDVLLAMTYEFGEGDTESYLIGPGFDLAIPGFDYFQLNFYNRTTDGSRAGDNVWQITPVWSYTIPVGDSDVLIDGFMDWVVDNDENRRGTYQANLHFNPQIKYDLGKALHLGEKQLYVGVEYDYWKNKYGIKDSDAFTTDQNTMSLLVKVHF
- a CDS encoding outer membrane protein OmpK, producing the protein MKRITTSLLLGSSLLTTLPSHAGEWLQWHGESLTYLYGKDFKVNPDIQQTITFEHANKWKYGDTFMFVDKIFYNGKADPSKGVTTYYGEFSPRLSFGKIFDKKLAFGPIKDVLLAMTYERGEGDNAAYLIGPGFDLDIPGFNYFTLNFYVRNTEGSRPGDNVWQITPGWSYTIPVGRSDILIDGYMDWVTDNDQTRRGTYHANLHFNPQVKYDLGKALNLGAKQLYVGFEYSYWKDKYGIDSRGNLDSNQSVASALIKVHF